Proteins from a genomic interval of Flammeovirgaceae bacterium SG7u.111:
- a CDS encoding hybrid sensor histidine kinase/response regulator, whose protein sequence is MNLPQEPRILYVDDEIENLDGFSITFLPYYEVLTSTSAKDGLKLLTDALKDDEPISVVISDQRMPEMDGIDFFKEVSDIAPDAIKILLTGYSDFEVITQAINAVSVYKYITKPWDKDELKETIDKAIELYRLRRENNELLTELKGVNNELGKSNNQLKSALKELEFFIYNTSHNFRQPLLSIKGLITLSEMENDPSVLQEHYKMIGQIIDEYDFFLQNVPELLKKTSVELESKEIDFSGMIKANLGNHTYLQFYKETKVEVEVLNSDVPFYSDEKRLKVLINNLISNAIKFQHPGRAEKKVNVRIVKEKDSVDIKIEDNGIGIMPSQQQMIFNMFFRGSEAHRGSGLGLYLVKQIAEVMQGTIEVSSEKDNFTCFHLTIPNLQPSS, encoded by the coding sequence ATGAATTTGCCCCAAGAGCCAAGGATATTATATGTTGATGATGAAATTGAAAACCTAGACGGTTTCAGTATCACATTTCTGCCTTATTATGAGGTGCTTACTTCTACCTCTGCAAAAGACGGTCTAAAGCTATTGACTGATGCCCTAAAGGATGATGAGCCTATTTCAGTGGTGATTTCAGATCAACGTATGCCTGAGATGGATGGCATTGACTTTTTTAAAGAAGTAAGTGATATAGCTCCTGATGCTATCAAAATTTTGCTTACAGGCTACAGCGACTTTGAGGTAATAACCCAGGCGATTAATGCGGTTAGCGTTTACAAATACATTACAAAACCTTGGGATAAAGATGAGCTGAAAGAGACGATAGACAAGGCAATAGAGCTCTACAGGCTAAGGCGAGAAAACAACGAATTGCTTACCGAGCTGAAAGGTGTTAATAATGAACTTGGTAAGTCAAATAACCAGTTGAAAAGTGCATTGAAAGAACTAGAATTTTTTATATATAATACTTCTCACAATTTCAGGCAACCATTGCTGTCTATCAAAGGGCTTATCACCCTTTCCGAAATGGAAAATGATCCCTCAGTTTTGCAAGAACACTACAAGATGATAGGCCAGATCATAGATGAGTATGATTTCTTTTTGCAGAATGTGCCTGAACTGTTGAAAAAAACCTCGGTAGAGCTGGAAAGTAAAGAAATTGATTTTTCGGGTATGATAAAAGCAAACTTGGGTAACCATACCTACCTTCAGTTTTATAAAGAGACGAAAGTAGAAGTAGAGGTGTTGAACAGCGATGTTCCTTTTTATTCTGATGAAAAACGCCTGAAGGTTCTGATCAATAACCTGATATCAAATGCAATCAAATTTCAGCATCCGGGCAGGGCAGAAAAAAAGGTGAACGTGAGGATAGTGAAAGAAAAGGATAGCGTAGATATCAAAATAGAGGATAATGGTATAGGTATTATGCCCTCGCAACAGCAGATGATCTTTAATATGTTTTTTAGGGGATCGGAGGCGCATCGAGGATCGGGCTTGGGGCTCTACCTCGTGAAACAAATAGCGGAAGTGATGCAAGGGACAATAGAGGTAAGCTCAGAAAAAGATAACTTTACTTGTTTTCATCTTACCATACCTAATTTGCAACCCTCTTCCTGA
- a CDS encoding LiaF-related protein has translation MFEKGTAHVWKKGDFLGNCIRNMAHQNNTNASIMNDLQNQGESQKPGKGSFGLPRLREKVINALSEAFVANNLDEHDYETRLQAAHNAKSIDDLSLVVHDFPNRDQLIERRAQRQQAVPPPRRHFQHARPAHSYNAYETKDLRFSLIGDCKISLRELRFNDIQLYNLIGDTVIDLTEVEDGHETIEAEVYNAIGDTKIYVPAGTNVINSCITVIGEYKERHKGDSVWSWLNGKNKSQLPPPEPRDITVVLRGFKLIGDIKVVYY, from the coding sequence ATGTTTGAAAAAGGAACTGCGCATGTTTGGAAAAAAGGAGATTTCCTTGGAAATTGCATAAGAAATATGGCACATCAGAATAATACGAACGCATCCATTATGAATGACCTGCAAAATCAGGGTGAAAGTCAAAAGCCGGGAAAAGGGAGTTTTGGGTTACCAAGGCTAAGGGAAAAAGTGATAAATGCTTTGAGTGAGGCTTTTGTGGCAAATAACCTCGATGAACATGATTATGAAACCAGACTGCAAGCAGCGCATAATGCCAAAAGCATTGATGACCTTTCTTTGGTAGTACATGATTTTCCTAATCGCGATCAGCTCATAGAAAGGAGGGCGCAGCGCCAACAAGCAGTACCTCCTCCAAGGAGACATTTTCAACATGCCCGTCCTGCTCATTCATACAACGCTTACGAAACCAAAGATTTACGCTTTTCCCTGATAGGAGATTGTAAGATTTCCTTGAGAGAGCTACGCTTCAATGATATCCAGCTTTATAACCTAATAGGCGATACGGTAATTGACCTTACAGAAGTAGAAGACGGTCACGAAACGATAGAGGCAGAGGTTTACAATGCCATTGGTGATACGAAAATATATGTGCCAGCTGGCACGAACGTGATCAATAGTTGCATCACGGTAATTGGCGAATACAAAGAGCGCCATAAAGGAGATTCAGTTTGGAGTTGGCTTAATGGCAAGAACAAAAGCCAACTGCCTCCGCCCGAACCTCGGGACATCACCGTGGTGCTGAGAGGCTTCAAATTGATAGGAGATATTAAAGTGGTCTATTATTGA